In a genomic window of candidate division WOR-3 bacterium:
- a CDS encoding DUF2703 domain-containing protein, producing MDRKITIIWERLVEDNRTCPRCSSTGEELKQAVALLKPVLSQAGVELSVEQRALTLEEFRQNPLRSNRILINNRPLESWLAATTGQSPCCDVCGPAQCRTVELENRTYEAVPAELIVQAVLNALQKLRQE from the coding sequence ATGGACCGGAAAATCACCATCATCTGGGAACGGCTGGTTGAGGACAACCGCACCTGTCCCCGCTGCAGCTCAACCGGTGAGGAGCTAAAGCAGGCGGTTGCCCTGCTGAAACCGGTACTCAGTCAGGCAGGTGTGGAACTGAGTGTTGAGCAACGGGCGCTGACGCTGGAGGAATTCCGGCAGAACCCCCTGCGCTCCAACCGGATTCTGATCAACAACAGACCGCTGGAATCCTGGCTTGCTGCCACAACCGGACAGAGCCCGTGCTGTGATGTGTGCGGACCTGCTCAATGCCGGACCGTGGAGCTGGAGAACCGGACTTATGAGGCGGTGCCCGCGGAACTGATCGTTCAGGCGGTGCTGAACGCCCTCCAGAAGCTCCGTCAGGAGTAA